Proteins found in one Hypericibacter terrae genomic segment:
- a CDS encoding vitamin B12-dependent ribonucleotide reductase, protein MRIDRRFTRAGDSPYADIEFRKTTSEIRNPDGSLVFQLRDIDVPADWSQVACDVLAQKYFRKAGVPARLKSVEENTVPSFLWRHVPDESALAELEPAQRVVGETSATQVFDRLAGTWAYWGWKGGYFDGEEDAQAYYDEMRFMLARQMGAPNSPQWFNTGLHWAYGIDGPSQGHYYVDFQSGKLVASASAYEHPQPHACFIQSVSDDLVNEGGIMDLWVREARLFKYGSGTGSNFSMLRGSGEKLSGGGKSSGLMSFLKIGDRAAGAIKSGGTTRRAAKMVTVDLDHPDIEEYIDWKVVEEQKVAALVAGSRLAGPHLNAIIAACHADKTEGRFDPKQNKALKAAIKAARKVMLPENYIQRVIQFAQQGYKSIEFRTYDTDWDSDAYLTVSGQNSNNSVRVTNSFVEAVKADGDWKLIRRTDGKVSKTMKARELWEKIAHAAWASADPGVQYDTTINEWHTCPESGRINASNPCSEYMFLDDTACNLASLNLMTFRKEDGSFDIEAYEHATRLWTVTLEISVLMAQFPSREIAQLSYEFRTLGLGYANIGGLLMAMGLPYDSDKGRALCGALTAIMTGVAYATSAEMAGELGTFPGYDKNREAMLRVIRNHRRAAHGETKGYEGLTVLPVPLDHANIVDKALGEHARKAWDLALTLGEAHGYRNAQSTVIAPTGTIGLVMDCDTTGIEPDFALVKFKKLAGGGYFKIINRMVPQALKALGYDEAKIEDIIRYAVGHGTLEQAPGVNHAALRAKGFTAGALQSLEAALATAFDIRFAFNKWVLGEEFCVAGLSFTTEQLNEVGFDMLAELGFTKQQIEQANTYCCGAMTLEGAPRLKAEHLPIFDCANPCGRIGKRFLSVESHITMMAAAQSFISGAISKTINMPNAATVEDCKDAYMLSWRLGIKANALYRDGSKLSQPLQSQIFDDEEEMEEVLEQTAAQRAPIIAERIVERIVERVAKHERKRLPNRRKSYTQKAIVGGHKVYLHTGEYEDGMVGEIFIDMHKEGAAFRSLMNNFAIAISIGLQYGVPLEEFVEAFTFTRFEPNGIVEGNDAIKMATSILDYVFRELAISYLGRTDLAHAQPADLLPDSVGNGTGDGNMPSSAKPAIAMEAKRLVSAGFVRSTNLVVFKNSGQRVVNGDDTVMTASIGNGHASVSAQMGNGTTALAAVEGLAGNGTAEAVAVGVAVMQAVDTKLERIREAKLKGYEGDACGECGNFTLVRNGTCMKCTTCGSTSGCS, encoded by the coding sequence ATGCGTATCGACCGTCGCTTCACGCGTGCCGGGGATTCTCCTTATGCCGACATCGAGTTCCGCAAGACCACAAGCGAGATCCGCAATCCGGATGGCTCGCTGGTGTTCCAGCTGCGCGACATCGATGTGCCGGCCGACTGGTCCCAGGTCGCCTGCGACGTGCTGGCTCAGAAGTACTTCCGCAAGGCGGGCGTTCCGGCCCGGCTGAAGTCGGTCGAGGAGAACACGGTCCCCTCCTTCCTCTGGCGCCATGTGCCGGACGAATCCGCCCTCGCCGAGCTCGAGCCGGCGCAGCGCGTGGTCGGCGAGACCTCGGCCACGCAGGTCTTCGACCGCCTGGCCGGCACCTGGGCCTATTGGGGCTGGAAGGGCGGCTATTTCGACGGCGAAGAGGACGCCCAGGCCTATTACGACGAGATGCGCTTCATGCTGGCGCGCCAGATGGGCGCCCCCAACAGCCCGCAATGGTTCAATACGGGCCTGCACTGGGCCTATGGCATCGACGGCCCCTCGCAGGGCCACTACTACGTCGACTTCCAGTCCGGCAAGCTGGTCGCCTCGGCCTCGGCCTATGAGCATCCCCAGCCCCATGCCTGCTTCATCCAGTCGGTGTCCGACGACCTCGTGAACGAGGGCGGCATCATGGATCTGTGGGTGCGCGAGGCGCGCCTGTTCAAATATGGCTCGGGCACCGGCTCGAATTTTTCGATGCTGCGCGGCTCGGGCGAGAAGCTCTCGGGCGGCGGCAAGTCGTCGGGCCTGATGAGCTTCCTCAAGATCGGCGACCGCGCCGCCGGCGCCATCAAGTCGGGCGGCACCACGCGCCGCGCCGCCAAGATGGTCACGGTCGATCTCGATCACCCGGACATCGAGGAATATATCGACTGGAAGGTGGTCGAGGAGCAGAAGGTCGCGGCCCTGGTGGCGGGCTCGCGCCTCGCCGGCCCCCATCTGAACGCGATCATCGCCGCCTGCCACGCCGACAAGACCGAGGGACGCTTCGATCCCAAGCAGAACAAGGCGCTGAAGGCCGCGATCAAGGCCGCGCGCAAGGTCATGCTGCCGGAGAACTACATCCAGCGCGTGATCCAGTTCGCCCAGCAGGGCTACAAGTCGATCGAGTTCCGCACCTACGACACCGACTGGGATTCGGACGCCTATCTGACCGTGTCCGGCCAGAATTCCAACAACTCGGTGCGCGTCACCAACAGCTTCGTCGAGGCGGTCAAGGCCGATGGCGACTGGAAGCTGATCCGGCGCACCGACGGCAAGGTCTCCAAGACCATGAAGGCGCGCGAGCTGTGGGAGAAGATCGCCCATGCCGCCTGGGCCAGCGCCGATCCCGGCGTCCAGTACGACACCACCATCAACGAGTGGCATACCTGCCCGGAGAGCGGGCGGATCAACGCGTCCAATCCCTGCTCGGAATATATGTTCCTCGACGACACCGCCTGCAATCTGGCGTCGTTGAACCTGATGACCTTCCGCAAGGAGGATGGCAGCTTTGACATCGAGGCCTACGAGCATGCGACCCGCCTCTGGACGGTGACGCTCGAGATCTCGGTGCTGATGGCGCAGTTCCCCTCGCGCGAGATCGCCCAGCTTTCCTACGAGTTCCGCACGCTGGGCCTGGGCTACGCCAATATCGGCGGCCTCCTGATGGCGATGGGCCTGCCCTATGACAGCGACAAGGGCCGTGCGCTCTGCGGCGCCTTGACCGCGATCATGACCGGCGTCGCCTATGCGACCTCGGCCGAGATGGCGGGCGAGCTCGGCACCTTCCCGGGCTACGACAAGAACCGCGAGGCGATGCTGCGCGTCATCCGCAATCATCGCCGCGCCGCCCATGGCGAGACCAAGGGCTATGAGGGGCTGACGGTCCTGCCGGTGCCGCTCGACCATGCCAACATCGTCGACAAGGCGCTGGGCGAGCATGCCCGCAAGGCCTGGGACCTGGCGCTGACGCTGGGCGAGGCGCATGGCTATCGCAACGCGCAATCGACCGTGATTGCGCCCACCGGCACGATCGGCCTGGTGATGGATTGCGACACTACCGGCATCGAGCCCGACTTCGCGTTGGTGAAGTTCAAGAAGCTCGCCGGCGGCGGCTATTTCAAGATCATCAACCGGATGGTGCCCCAGGCCCTCAAGGCGCTGGGTTATGACGAAGCCAAGATCGAGGACATCATCCGCTACGCCGTCGGCCACGGCACGCTGGAACAGGCGCCGGGCGTCAATCATGCGGCGCTGCGGGCCAAGGGCTTCACCGCCGGCGCGCTCCAGTCGCTCGAGGCAGCGCTGGCGACCGCCTTCGACATCCGCTTCGCCTTCAACAAATGGGTGCTGGGCGAGGAGTTCTGCGTCGCGGGCCTGAGCTTCACGACCGAGCAGCTCAACGAAGTCGGCTTCGACATGCTGGCGGAACTCGGCTTCACCAAGCAACAGATCGAGCAGGCCAACACCTATTGCTGCGGCGCCATGACGCTCGAAGGCGCGCCGCGCCTGAAGGCGGAGCATCTGCCGATCTTCGATTGCGCCAACCCCTGCGGTCGCATCGGCAAGCGCTTCCTCTCGGTCGAGAGCCACATCACCATGATGGCGGCGGCGCAGTCCTTCATCTCGGGCGCCATCTCCAAGACCATCAACATGCCGAACGCCGCCACGGTCGAGGATTGCAAGGACGCCTACATGCTGTCCTGGCGCCTCGGCATCAAGGCGAACGCGCTCTATCGCGACGGCTCCAAGCTGTCGCAGCCGCTGCAGTCGCAGATCTTCGATGACGAAGAAGAGATGGAAGAGGTGCTGGAGCAGACGGCCGCCCAGCGGGCACCCATCATCGCCGAGCGCATCGTGGAGCGGATCGTCGAGCGGGTGGCCAAGCATGAGCGCAAGCGCCTGCCCAACCGCCGCAAGTCCTACACCCAGAAGGCCATCGTCGGCGGGCACAAGGTCTATCTCCATACCGGCGAGTATGAAGACGGGATGGTCGGCGAGATCTTCATCGACATGCACAAGGAGGGCGCCGCCTTCCGCAGCCTGATGAACAATTTCGCGATCGCGATCTCGATCGGCCTGCAATATGGCGTGCCGCTCGAGGAGTTCGTGGAGGCCTTCACCTTCACCCGCTTCGAGCCCAACGGCATCGTCGAGGGCAACGATGCCATCAAGATGGCGACATCGATCCTCGATTACGTGTTCCGCGAGCTCGCCATCTCCTATCTGGGGCGCACCGATCTCGCCCATGCGCAGCCCGCCGATCTCCTGCCTGACAGCGTGGGCAACGGCACGGGCGACGGCAACATGCCGTCCAGCGCCAAGCCGGCGATCGCGATGGAAGCCAAGCGGCTGGTCAGCGCCGGTTTCGTCCGCTCGACCAACCTGGTCGTGTTCAAGAACAGCGGCCAGCGTGTCGTCAATGGCGACGACACGGTGATGACGGCCAGCATCGGTAACGGCCATGCTTCCGTCTCGGCACAAATGGGGAATGGCACGACGGCCCTGGCCGCCGTGGAAGGGCTCGCCGGCAATGGCACCGCCGAAGCGGTTGCCGTCGGGGTCGCCGTCATGCAGGCCGTCGATACGAAGCTCGAGAGGATTCGCGAGGCGAAGCTCAAGGGCTATGAGGGGGACGCCTGCGGTGAATGCGGCAATTTCACACTGGTCCGCAACGGGACTTGCATGAAGTGCACCACCTGCGGATCGACCAGCGGCTGCTCGTGA
- a CDS encoding NAD(P)/FAD-dependent oxidoreductase: MNPDIFAPDFKAEPYWWEAAPRPQPGPKPLPVKCDVAVVGSGYTGLTAALNLARAGRHVVVLEAEATGAGASSRNAGFVGRALVPDFADLIDSVGLDRAKTLYGEVWAAYDQVYRVVAEEKIDCQLERCGRFIPVFSQRQYDSFGRKLEIQRRHLGEEFEMVPKSRQHLHLGTDLYQGGSYGPDRGAIHPALYHQGLLASARAAGVAIHDLTVVTSLDFWPDKVTLQTTRGGIAARDVVIATNGYTGALTPALRRRVVPFHGFMIATEPLAPERLARILPNPRIVEDYRMNIDFLRLSPDRSRLLFGGRTGGPARDLKAKAAVLHRRLVRLFPDLAGTRISHAWTGRCAASFDVLPHIGRKDRVHYALGYNYMGIPMGSWLGLKLARRILGAADAATAFDDLPFPTRFYHRGEAWFVPLAMAWFDLKDRLAH; this comes from the coding sequence ATGAACCCCGACATCTTCGCGCCCGACTTCAAGGCCGAACCCTATTGGTGGGAGGCCGCGCCCCGGCCACAACCCGGCCCGAAACCCCTGCCGGTGAAATGCGACGTGGCGGTCGTCGGCTCGGGCTATACCGGCCTGACCGCCGCCCTCAATCTGGCGCGCGCCGGACGCCATGTGGTGGTGCTCGAAGCCGAAGCCACCGGGGCGGGCGCAAGCTCGCGCAATGCCGGCTTCGTCGGCCGCGCGCTGGTGCCCGATTTCGCCGACCTGATCGACAGCGTCGGGCTCGACCGGGCCAAGACGCTCTATGGCGAGGTCTGGGCCGCCTACGACCAGGTCTATCGCGTGGTCGCGGAGGAGAAGATCGACTGCCAGCTCGAGCGCTGCGGCCGCTTCATTCCGGTCTTCTCGCAGCGCCAGTACGATTCCTTCGGGCGGAAGCTCGAGATCCAGCGCCGCCATCTGGGCGAGGAATTCGAGATGGTGCCGAAATCGCGCCAGCATCTCCATCTCGGCACCGACCTCTATCAGGGTGGCAGCTACGGGCCCGATCGCGGCGCGATCCACCCGGCGCTCTATCACCAGGGCTTGCTGGCGAGCGCGCGGGCGGCGGGCGTCGCAATCCATGATCTGACCGTCGTGACCTCACTCGATTTCTGGCCCGACAAGGTGACCCTGCAGACGACGCGGGGCGGCATCGCGGCGCGCGACGTCGTCATCGCCACCAACGGCTATACCGGCGCCCTCACCCCGGCACTGCGGCGGCGGGTGGTGCCGTTCCACGGCTTCATGATTGCGACCGAGCCGCTGGCGCCCGAGCGCCTGGCCCGGATCCTGCCCAACCCTCGCATCGTCGAGGACTACCGGATGAACATCGATTTCCTGCGGCTCTCGCCCGACCGCTCGCGCCTGCTATTCGGCGGGCGCACCGGCGGGCCCGCGCGCGATCTCAAGGCCAAGGCGGCGGTCCTGCACCGCCGGCTGGTTCGGCTCTTTCCCGATCTGGCCGGGACCCGGATCAGCCATGCCTGGACCGGGCGCTGCGCCGCCAGCTTCGATGTCCTGCCGCATATCGGCCGGAAGGACCGGGTGCATTACGCGCTGGGCTATAACTATATGGGCATCCCGATGGGGAGCTGGCTCGGCCTCAAACTGGCCCGCCGGATCCTGGGCGCAGCCGACGCCGCGACGGCCTTCGACGACCTGCCCTTCCCGACTCGCTTCTACCACCGCGGCGAGGCCTGGTTCGTGCCCCTCGCCATGGCCTGGTTCGACCTCAAGGACCGGCTCGCCCACTGA
- a CDS encoding acyltransferase family protein codes for MQQSSVPAAVGGGRLCWLDDLRVLAGLLIVFFHASLAYSGGNWWYVSDASRAEWLQPFFSLLRPLALGLFFLAAGYLLPGALERHGPRLYLKQRLIRLGIPLPIGLLLVFPILMYAYYVNFRGLAPIDIGSYLWRIYFGIGGHHPAGWTGPSWPDYQLGHLWFLESLLIYGAVYVAGDALWQRRRRRKGTTEPPSASGPRPLPDLLNVAIVVVGIGHLDFLMRMHYPLYHWRAIIGVWQVHLADMPREAFCFLLGAMAARRGWVEALPSRLGRPVLAAGVAAFLVVVIAELAGIPVFIAGGATLHAWLYAIGETFILGLLALGLIVTLRDRRRPRPPRGRECLIANNYAVYLLHLPILVALQYGLRELDLPGFVKWLLAGAIALLLSLLLSDRLRRLPGFRKVLQA; via the coding sequence ATGCAGCAATCTTCGGTACCGGCCGCGGTCGGCGGCGGCCGGTTGTGCTGGCTCGACGACTTGCGTGTACTGGCGGGGCTGCTGATCGTTTTCTTCCATGCCAGCCTCGCCTATAGCGGCGGCAATTGGTGGTATGTGAGCGACGCGAGCCGCGCCGAGTGGCTGCAGCCCTTCTTCTCGCTCCTGCGCCCGCTGGCGCTGGGGTTGTTCTTCCTCGCTGCCGGCTATCTGCTGCCGGGAGCGCTCGAGCGCCACGGCCCACGCCTCTATCTCAAGCAACGGCTGATCCGGCTGGGGATTCCGCTGCCGATCGGGCTGCTGCTGGTCTTCCCGATCCTGATGTACGCCTACTACGTCAATTTCCGCGGGCTCGCACCGATCGATATCGGCAGCTATCTCTGGCGCATCTATTTCGGCATCGGCGGACACCATCCCGCGGGCTGGACGGGGCCGAGCTGGCCGGACTACCAGCTGGGGCATCTCTGGTTCCTGGAGTCGCTCCTGATCTACGGCGCCGTCTATGTCGCGGGAGACGCCTTGTGGCAGCGCCGGAGGCGGCGCAAGGGGACGACGGAACCTCCCTCGGCGTCAGGCCCGCGGCCGCTGCCCGATTTGCTCAATGTCGCGATCGTCGTGGTCGGCATCGGCCATCTCGATTTCCTGATGCGCATGCATTACCCGCTCTATCATTGGCGGGCGATCATCGGCGTCTGGCAGGTACATCTGGCCGACATGCCGCGCGAGGCGTTCTGCTTCCTGCTCGGCGCCATGGCGGCACGCCGCGGCTGGGTCGAAGCCCTGCCCTCGCGCCTGGGCAGGCCCGTTCTCGCGGCCGGCGTCGCTGCCTTCCTGGTCGTCGTCATCGCCGAGCTGGCCGGCATCCCGGTCTTCATCGCCGGCGGGGCCACGCTCCATGCCTGGCTTTACGCCATCGGCGAAACGTTTATTCTGGGGTTGCTGGCTTTGGGCCTGATCGTGACGCTGCGCGATCGACGACGGCCCCGCCCCCCACGCGGGCGTGAGTGCCTCATCGCCAACAATTACGCCGTCTATCTGCTCCATCTGCCAATCCTGGTCGCGCTGCAGTACGGGCTGCGCGAGCTCGATCTGCCCGGCTTCGTGAAATGGCTGCTGGCGGGTGCCATTGCGCTGCTGCTGTCGCTGCTGCTGAGCGATCGCCTGCGCCGCTTGCCGGGTTTTCGCAAGGTGCTCCAAGCATGA
- a CDS encoding M20/M25/M40 family metallo-hydrolase produces MPDDRPSQTAARSWSPAAMTMAKQTAFDWVKAHEGWLSKRHTEVWNFHETAWREYKSAAWYVKLLREQGFDVEEGTATMPTAFRATFGKGKPVIATYAEYDAVPANSQDPVPYEKPRDGVHRYAAGHTDPHSALGIGALGGLLAAKAAMQKHNLAGTLVFFGEPAEKVCGSKPVHAAHGYYDQLDAAVSFHPAFTTSHANTVNWNTHCGSYWSRMYSFECPHPEEWNGMGLNEGASAHTSARAPGAIDAVCLMYMTSKMTKEAMLPHTGTWTINEAILAAGQATADNLAPNFSQIQYASRCPTLEMQERIYAILDNNADHVAQITHCTVRKEWVTKTRPGLPNHAITTLTYANLMLAGAPQWGEEAKKFGREIQRNLGLSPMAEPMHPAMSALVDPEEDEARMRAILPPWQKNYTSDDYTDYTWHCPTSRLYVGRAMLASPKPGYQYPNWVWNAMGGYPATIDPTIFSAARAIGGTLVDLLSDPQSVAAAQAEFRERTGGGVGGSQWVPPLLPRNFPAPIHYRWPEYVSTPRGEEWWIPQGA; encoded by the coding sequence ATGCCCGATGATCGTCCGAGCCAGACCGCAGCGCGGTCCTGGAGCCCAGCGGCCATGACCATGGCCAAGCAGACCGCGTTCGACTGGGTGAAGGCACATGAGGGCTGGCTCTCGAAGCGCCACACCGAGGTTTGGAACTTCCACGAGACCGCCTGGCGCGAATACAAGTCCGCCGCCTGGTATGTGAAGCTGCTGCGCGAGCAGGGCTTCGATGTCGAGGAAGGCACCGCCACCATGCCGACGGCGTTCCGCGCCACCTTCGGCAAGGGCAAGCCGGTGATCGCCACCTACGCCGAGTATGACGCGGTGCCGGCCAACAGTCAGGATCCGGTCCCCTACGAGAAGCCGCGCGACGGCGTCCATCGCTATGCCGCCGGCCATACCGACCCGCATTCCGCACTCGGCATCGGAGCGCTGGGCGGGCTGCTGGCCGCAAAGGCAGCCATGCAGAAGCATAATCTCGCCGGCACGCTGGTCTTCTTCGGCGAGCCCGCGGAGAAGGTCTGCGGCTCGAAGCCCGTGCACGCCGCGCATGGCTATTACGACCAGCTCGACGCCGCGGTGAGCTTCCACCCCGCCTTCACCACCTCCCACGCCAACACCGTCAACTGGAACACCCATTGCGGCTCCTACTGGAGCCGGATGTACAGCTTCGAATGCCCGCATCCCGAGGAATGGAACGGCATGGGCCTGAACGAAGGCGCCTCGGCCCATACCTCGGCGCGGGCCCCCGGCGCAATCGATGCCGTCTGTCTCATGTACATGACGAGCAAGATGACCAAGGAGGCGATGCTGCCGCATACCGGCACCTGGACCATCAACGAGGCGATCCTCGCGGCGGGACAAGCGACCGCCGACAATCTCGCCCCCAACTTCAGCCAGATCCAATATGCCAGCCGCTGTCCCACACTGGAGATGCAGGAGCGGATCTACGCCATCCTCGACAACAATGCCGATCATGTGGCGCAGATCACCCATTGCACCGTGCGCAAGGAGTGGGTGACCAAGACGCGGCCGGGCCTGCCCAACCATGCGATCACGACCCTGACCTATGCCAACCTGATGCTGGCGGGCGCGCCGCAATGGGGCGAGGAGGCCAAGAAGTTCGGCCGCGAGATCCAGCGCAATCTGGGACTGTCGCCGATGGCCGAACCGATGCATCCGGCCATGTCGGCGCTGGTCGATCCGGAGGAGGACGAGGCCCGCATGCGCGCGATCCTGCCGCCCTGGCAGAAGAACTACACCTCGGACGATTACACCGATTACACTTGGCATTGTCCGACCTCGCGCCTCTATGTGGGACGCGCGATGCTGGCCTCGCCGAAGCCGGGCTATCAGTATCCGAACTGGGTCTGGAACGCGATGGGCGGCTATCCCGCCACGATCGATCCGACCATCTTCAGCGCGGCGCGCGCGATCGGCGGGACGCTGGTGGATCTTCTGAGCGACCCCCAATCCGTCGCGGCGGCGCAGGCCGAGTTCCGTGAACGCACCGGCGGCGGGGTCGGAGGCTCGCAATGGGTACCGCCTCTCCTGCCGCGCAACTTCCCGGCACCGATTCATTATCGCTGGCCGGAATATGTGTCGACGCCGCGCGGCGAGGAATGGTGGATTCCGCAGGGCGCCTGA
- a CDS encoding ABC transporter permease: MSEGYGWRFRIVLAGAWVVLLFLLVPIFVSAPISLTPDRFLTLPKDGVSLRNYENLFTNPDWTSSIWQSLVIAVVSTVIATSLGTLCAVGLWRIASRWSELVRGFVLLPIIIPSIVSALAFYRIFVDLGLLDSYPGVIMAHAVLAVPYVVITVSTSLANFDLRLEQAARNLGADMRQTLRMVILPCIAPGVLAGAVFAFISSWDEIVVTLFISKLNIFTLPRRMWSGIRDQADPTIAACATTLIFLTILVIGSQMWLRARRLRAQSQAEGAA, encoded by the coding sequence ATGAGCGAGGGCTATGGCTGGCGCTTCAGGATCGTGCTGGCGGGCGCCTGGGTCGTATTGCTGTTCCTGCTGGTGCCGATCTTCGTTTCCGCGCCGATCTCGCTGACCCCCGACCGATTCCTGACGTTGCCGAAAGACGGCGTGAGCCTGCGCAATTACGAGAACCTGTTCACGAATCCGGATTGGACCTCAAGCATCTGGCAGAGCCTCGTCATCGCCGTCGTCTCGACCGTGATCGCCACCAGCCTCGGCACGCTCTGCGCGGTCGGGCTCTGGCGCATTGCCAGCCGCTGGTCCGAATTGGTGCGGGGGTTCGTGCTGCTGCCGATCATCATTCCCTCGATCGTGTCGGCCCTCGCCTTCTACCGCATCTTCGTCGATCTCGGGCTGCTCGACAGCTATCCGGGCGTCATCATGGCCCATGCGGTGCTGGCGGTGCCTTATGTCGTGATCACCGTCTCGACCTCGCTCGCCAATTTCGATCTCCGGCTCGAGCAGGCCGCGCGCAATCTGGGCGCCGACATGAGGCAGACTTTGCGGATGGTGATCCTGCCCTGCATCGCGCCCGGCGTCCTGGCCGGTGCCGTCTTCGCCTTCATCTCGTCCTGGGATGAGATCGTGGTGACGCTCTTCATCTCCAAGCTCAACATCTTTACCTTGCCGCGGCGCATGTGGAGCGGCATCCGCGACCAGGCCGATCCGACCATCGCCGCTTGCGCGACGACGCTGATCTTCCTGACCATCCTGGTCATCGGCTCGCAGATGTGGCTGCGGGCCCGGCGCTTGCGGGCGCAATCCCAGGCCGAAGGCGCGGCCTGA
- a CDS encoding ABC transporter permease, which yields MSSSTGTIALEGLDPRGKQPSRINPYWVLVLPLVLFLLVLYLYPIGQVLWISFSDPDVGLQNYERLVTNRGILKMLGNTFRICFITTGISLVLGYLIAYAMAHVTDRHRIWILMFVLVPFWVSVLARAFSWVVLLHDNGIINRALLDWGVISEPIHLVRNELGVLIGMVHYMIPYAVLPLYANLRGIDPRLVSAARGLGAGPFESFWRVYLPLSLPGIAGAGLLVFILTLGFFVTPSILGGGKTLMIAEYVSVQILQTVRWGVGSMLAMVLLVLVFLVFAVMSRIVDLRTMFGAK from the coding sequence ATGAGCTCGAGCACAGGGACGATCGCCCTGGAAGGACTGGATCCGCGAGGGAAACAACCTTCGCGGATCAATCCCTATTGGGTGCTGGTCCTGCCGCTCGTGCTGTTCCTGCTCGTTCTCTATCTCTACCCGATCGGCCAAGTGCTCTGGATCAGCTTCTCCGACCCCGACGTCGGGCTGCAGAACTATGAGCGCCTCGTGACCAACCGCGGCATCCTCAAGATGCTCGGCAACACCTTCCGCATCTGCTTCATCACCACCGGCATCAGCCTGGTGCTGGGCTATCTCATCGCCTACGCCATGGCGCATGTGACGGACCGGCACCGGATCTGGATCCTCATGTTCGTGCTGGTGCCGTTCTGGGTGTCGGTGCTGGCGCGCGCCTTCTCCTGGGTCGTGCTGCTGCATGACAACGGCATTATCAATCGCGCGCTGCTGGACTGGGGCGTCATCTCCGAGCCGATCCATCTGGTGCGCAACGAACTGGGTGTGCTGATCGGCATGGTCCATTACATGATCCCCTACGCGGTGCTGCCGCTCTATGCCAACCTGCGCGGCATCGATCCGCGCCTCGTCAGCGCCGCGCGCGGGCTGGGCGCCGGCCCGTTCGAATCCTTCTGGCGCGTTTATCTCCCCTTGAGCCTCCCCGGCATCGCCGGCGCCGGGCTCCTGGTCTTCATCCTGACGCTGGGATTCTTCGTCACGCCCTCGATCCTCGGCGGCGGCAAGACCCTGATGATCGCCGAATATGTCAGCGTCCAGATCCTGCAAACCGTGCGGTGGGGTGTCGGCTCCATGCTGGCCATGGTGCTGCTGGTGCTGGTATTCCTGGTCTTCGCCGTGATGTCGCGCATCGTCGATCTGCGCACCATGTTCGGGGCCAAGTGA
- a CDS encoding ABC transporter substrate-binding protein codes for MTAQRFAQDSVEVALANLKAGRISRRTFLAASALAGAGAVALSSGDLLAAGKPKQIVHANWGGDAVRCTGDIYGKAFTAKTGVPVVVDGSGPLEGSIKAMVEAKNVTWDCCDADFFSVLRMGRVNELEAVDYSIVDRAGYIAPYTHDYGVLGYWYSYVMTWDTEKVGKAAPTWADFFDVEKYPGKRTMYKYMNGAIEAALLADGVAPDKLYPLDVDRGLAKIEKIKDHIVFWDSGASSQQMFLDGEVVMGSLWQTRSQLIKQDTKGRVDWTFDQGNACPAAWVIPKGNPAGREWANRWLANLQTPELQLEVMRCYGQGPANPATYDIMSADERAITPGTAENLKKQIPLDSEYFAKHYDDVLNAFLDMISA; via the coding sequence ATGACTGCACAGCGTTTTGCCCAGGATTCCGTCGAGGTGGCGCTCGCCAACCTGAAGGCCGGCCGGATCAGCCGCCGCACCTTCCTTGCCGCCAGCGCGCTTGCGGGCGCCGGGGCCGTGGCCTTGTCGTCGGGCGATCTGCTCGCCGCCGGCAAGCCCAAACAGATCGTCCATGCCAACTGGGGCGGCGACGCCGTCCGTTGCACGGGCGACATCTACGGCAAGGCCTTCACCGCGAAGACCGGCGTGCCGGTCGTAGTGGACGGATCCGGGCCGCTGGAAGGCAGCATCAAGGCGATGGTCGAAGCCAAGAACGTGACCTGGGATTGCTGCGACGCCGACTTCTTCTCGGTCCTGCGGATGGGCCGCGTCAACGAGCTCGAAGCCGTCGACTATTCGATCGTCGATCGCGCCGGCTATATCGCGCCCTATACGCATGACTATGGCGTACTGGGCTACTGGTACAGCTATGTCATGACCTGGGACACCGAGAAGGTCGGCAAGGCGGCACCGACCTGGGCCGATTTCTTCGACGTCGAGAAATACCCCGGCAAGCGCACCATGTACAAATACATGAACGGTGCGATCGAGGCGGCACTCCTCGCCGACGGCGTCGCCCCCGACAAGCTCTATCCGCTCGATGTCGACCGCGGCCTGGCCAAAATCGAAAAGATCAAGGACCATATCGTGTTCTGGGATTCGGGCGCGTCGAGCCAGCAGATGTTCCTCGACGGCGAAGTCGTCATGGGCAGCCTCTGGCAGACCCGCAGCCAGCTGATCAAGCAGGACACCAAGGGCCGCGTCGACTGGACCTTCGACCAGGGCAACGCCTGCCCGGCCGCCTGGGTGATTCCGAAAGGCAATCCGGCGGGGCGCGAATGGGCCAACCGCTGGCTCGCCAACCTCCAGACCCCGGAGCTGCAGCTCGAGGTCATGCGCTGTTACGGCCAGGGCCCGGCCAACCCGGCGACCTACGACATCATGTCGGCCGACGAGAGGGCGATCACGCCCGGCACGGCGGAGAATCTGAAGAAGCAGATCCCGCTCGATTCCGAGTATTTCGCCAAGCATTACGACGACGTGCTCAACGCCTTCCTCGACATGATCTCGGCCTGA